From Candidatus Zixiibacteriota bacterium, the proteins below share one genomic window:
- a CDS encoding phosphomannomutase/phosphoglucomutase codes for MQIDPTIFKAYDIRGTVPDQINTDTAYQIGYCLARFLKPASVAIGRDMRLSSDELFESLTRGINDTGVDVVDLGLVSTDGLYFAVGKFGYEAGIMITASHNPKEYNGFKVCKAGAVPLSGSDGLNEVRRAIEKATEFPKAPSRGMVVRKDISEDYAAHCLSFVDISTLKKFNVVIDAGNGMAGATLPAVLDKLPIEVHRLFFELDGTFPNHPASPIELENLQDLIAKIKETRADFGVAFDGDADRMFLVDHNGRQLGGDMVTAMVAKSLLAKNPGETILYNLICSHAVPELIERMGGKAIRTRVGHALIKPLMREYNAIFGGEHSGHFYFRDNWFADSGLIAWLVCLELLSKEDRPLHELIADLDPYFRSGEINNRVNSISEVTERVARAFADGRQDREDGLTVQYDDFWFNLRPSNTEPLLRLNVEANSRDLLKKKTDEIVALIKG; via the coding sequence ATGCAGATAGATCCAACCATCTTCAAAGCTTATGACATCCGAGGCACCGTACCGGATCAAATCAACACCGATACCGCGTACCAGATCGGGTATTGTCTGGCCCGTTTCCTCAAACCGGCCAGCGTTGCTATCGGACGCGATATGCGCCTTTCCTCGGACGAGTTGTTCGAAAGCCTCACCCGTGGTATCAACGATACCGGGGTCGATGTTGTCGATCTCGGTCTGGTCTCGACCGACGGCCTCTATTTTGCCGTAGGTAAGTTCGGTTATGAGGCCGGTATCATGATCACCGCTTCCCACAATCCGAAAGAGTATAACGGCTTCAAGGTCTGCAAAGCCGGCGCTGTGCCTCTTTCCGGATCCGACGGTCTCAACGAGGTTCGCCGGGCGATAGAAAAAGCGACCGAGTTTCCCAAAGCTCCATCGCGCGGGATGGTTGTCCGAAAGGATATTTCCGAGGATTACGCAGCTCATTGTCTGTCGTTTGTCGATATCTCCACCCTCAAGAAGTTCAACGTTGTTATCGATGCCGGCAACGGCATGGCCGGGGCCACCTTACCGGCAGTTCTTGATAAACTCCCCATCGAGGTTCATCGGCTGTTTTTCGAACTCGACGGGACTTTCCCGAATCATCCCGCATCGCCGATCGAACTCGAGAATCTTCAGGACCTGATTGCAAAAATAAAAGAGACCAGGGCCGATTTCGGGGTGGCTTTTGACGGCGATGCCGATCGTATGTTCCTAGTCGATCATAACGGCCGCCAACTCGGCGGCGACATGGTTACGGCGATGGTGGCCAAGTCGCTTCTGGCCAAGAATCCCGGAGAGACGATTCTCTACAATCTGATTTGTTCCCACGCTGTGCCGGAACTGATCGAGCGTATGGGGGGGAAGGCGATTCGCACGCGTGTCGGTCACGCCCTGATCAAGCCGCTCATGAGGGAATACAACGCCATCTTCGGCGGCGAACACTCCGGTCATTTCTACTTCCGTGACAACTGGTTTGCCGATTCCGGTCTGATTGCCTGGCTGGTTTGTCTGGAACTGCTCTCGAAAGAGGACCGTCCGTTGCACGAGCTTATCGCCGATCTCGATCCTTATTTCCGCTCGGGTGAAATCAATAACCGGGTCAACTCCATCTCCGAAGTAACGGAGCGCGTAGCCCGGGCGTTTGCCGATGGTCGCCAGGATCGCGAAGACGGCCTCACCGTACAGTACGATGATTTCTGGTTCAATCTTCGCCCCTCCAACACCGAACCACTCTTGCGACTCAATGTCGAAGCCAACTCCAGAGATCTGCTAAAAAAGAAAACCGACGAAATTGTAGCCCTGATCAAAGGCTAG
- a CDS encoding radical SAM protein, protein MNSELDVLVVGGYGLTDNVDGANKERDKFRLTHQNQVVTVGFLKHFMDCEGDLEKARTAYLGDSHLRQLPRQLNTVYLYDFLSRKGYRTDAISYFAFERDRFEQLMALKPKVLALSTTFICDPAQSVEIARRAKEISPDTLVVAGGMKVLKSARQYNLSQQGYFDGLDQDKLAADSFFYDAKADAGIDLFVIDENGLETLQQLMKAVKNDTDWRAIPNLAFWQGDSLVFTERRPEKFSFTAHTVNWSNVPKYLIGAEIPVRAGVGCPFKCAFCDFPGLIAKTSLRPVEDILAELRQIQTLFPGRPVFFTDDNLFVNKKRTRDLCEGIIREGLEFRWRAFFRVDAVDEEIAALAARAGCSMALLGIESGDETVLKNMDKRTTTADITAAINALDHAHVNTLTTLIVGFPGETPASITRTIGMLNAYPESLNAVHSYYPFLFILAPLAPASSTQNRKRFGLSGLWFDWSHYSMNSEDAKIEYGRLMQSVATPLLQYLEQVFHGLDQKRALIVMRARQELVNMGINQLTEENAREVYEFFRARIDASQPANACA, encoded by the coding sequence ATGAATAGCGAACTCGATGTTCTGGTAGTCGGTGGCTACGGGTTGACAGACAATGTCGACGGCGCCAACAAGGAACGCGACAAGTTCCGGCTCACTCACCAAAACCAGGTCGTCACCGTGGGCTTCCTCAAGCACTTCATGGACTGCGAAGGTGACCTGGAGAAGGCCAGAACGGCATATTTGGGAGATTCGCATTTGCGGCAGCTTCCGCGCCAGCTCAACACGGTCTACCTGTACGATTTCTTGAGCCGTAAGGGCTATCGCACCGATGCTATCAGCTACTTCGCCTTTGAACGGGATCGTTTTGAACAGCTTATGGCGCTTAAGCCCAAAGTGCTGGCGCTGTCTACGACCTTTATATGTGATCCGGCCCAGTCGGTCGAAATCGCCCGCCGAGCCAAAGAAATCTCTCCCGATACGCTTGTTGTCGCGGGTGGTATGAAAGTGCTGAAGAGTGCTCGCCAGTATAACCTGTCGCAGCAAGGGTATTTTGATGGGCTCGATCAGGATAAGCTGGCCGCCGACAGCTTCTTCTACGATGCCAAAGCCGACGCCGGCATTGATCTGTTTGTGATCGATGAGAACGGTCTTGAGACGTTGCAGCAGTTGATGAAAGCTGTCAAGAACGACACCGACTGGCGCGCCATTCCCAACCTGGCCTTCTGGCAGGGGGACTCGCTCGTCTTCACAGAGCGTCGGCCCGAGAAGTTCTCCTTCACCGCTCACACAGTGAACTGGAGCAATGTCCCGAAATACCTGATCGGCGCCGAGATTCCAGTGCGGGCCGGGGTCGGTTGTCCCTTCAAGTGCGCCTTCTGTGACTTTCCCGGCCTGATAGCCAAAACCAGCCTGCGACCTGTTGAGGATATCCTGGCCGAGTTGAGGCAGATTCAGACGCTTTTCCCCGGTCGTCCCGTCTTTTTCACCGATGACAACCTCTTCGTGAATAAGAAGCGCACCAGGGACTTGTGCGAGGGGATAATTCGAGAGGGACTCGAATTCCGTTGGCGTGCGTTCTTTCGGGTGGATGCCGTTGATGAGGAAATCGCAGCTCTTGCCGCCAGGGCCGGTTGCAGTATGGCCCTGCTGGGGATCGAATCGGGCGATGAGACTGTGCTGAAGAATATGGACAAGAGAACGACCACCGCTGACATAACCGCGGCCATCAACGCTCTTGACCATGCCCATGTCAATACGCTGACGACGCTCATAGTGGGATTCCCCGGTGAGACACCGGCCAGCATCACACGGACTATTGGAATGCTTAACGCATATCCCGAATCCTTGAACGCTGTACATTCCTACTATCCGTTCTTGTTCATACTGGCGCCACTTGCTCCCGCGTCGTCCACCCAAAACCGTAAACGCTTTGGACTAAGCGGTTTGTGGTTCGATTGGAGTCACTACTCCATGAACTCGGAAGACGCCAAAATCGAGTACGGTCGTCTGATGCAAAGCGTGGCCACGCCGCTATTGCAGTATCTGGAGCAGGTGTTTCACGGTCTCGACCAGAAACGAGCTCTCATTGTCATGCGAGCCCGCCAGGAGCTGGTCAACATGGGGATTAATCAACTCACCGAAGAGAACGCCCGCGAAGTCTATGAGTTCTTCCGCGCCAGGATCGATGCCTCTCAACCGGCCAATGCCTGCGCCTGA
- a CDS encoding S8 family serine peptidase — MRLLPIILLFISFCSIAAVHGSTSINWDDWDIVPGRILVKFTEAKSASLRLTKNLGLSEITHIEPIESVVIKNLDDSLKGSFRSLLPQTFVCEFEPRNRDEVFGHLKDDPDVIYFEPDRIRIANVQWGTSDPNDPLLPLWGMEAIDAPSAWDRLPVRRSGIRVAVFEDQIDLNHPDLYRQRSTVQNGSGEISDHATHVAGTIAATANNSLGVAGVANVELVSLMITGRSSSFSQQISWAVANGIDIVNMSWCWCGTSPCTPGVYAAPSETEQDAISGAGKLGVIFVAAAGNDNQESDSQERSPVPASYSGVWAVSALNVDLSRATFSNYGDYVDFAAPGDRIRSTVPNSGYSYKSGTSMAAPHLSGVCAAIRSLQPAISPVSLSRLLILTGRDLGTQGNDDYFGQGIPQLGYAVDCLSDIYAENRGVILPLPFGPGTLFWPLRSIELAVEKVPQGGKIGLVRGSSFDEIITINKPCTIVAVGGSAVIGE, encoded by the coding sequence ATGAGACTATTACCCATAATACTTCTATTCATATCGTTTTGTTCAATTGCAGCCGTTCATGGGTCAACTTCGATCAATTGGGATGATTGGGACATTGTTCCTGGTCGAATACTCGTGAAGTTCACTGAGGCAAAATCGGCATCTCTGAGGTTGACTAAGAACTTAGGACTTAGTGAAATCACACATATTGAGCCAATCGAGAGTGTAGTCATCAAGAATCTGGACGACAGTCTCAAGGGATCGTTCAGATCACTTCTACCTCAAACTTTTGTTTGCGAGTTTGAACCGCGTAACAGAGACGAGGTATTCGGACATCTCAAGGACGATCCCGATGTGATCTACTTCGAGCCTGATAGGATTAGAATTGCAAATGTGCAATGGGGGACTTCGGATCCGAATGATCCATTGTTGCCACTGTGGGGCATGGAGGCCATTGATGCGCCTTCTGCATGGGATCGTCTGCCTGTGCGAAGATCGGGGATACGGGTGGCTGTCTTTGAGGATCAGATTGACCTGAATCATCCTGATCTATATCGTCAGCGATCGACCGTTCAGAATGGTAGCGGTGAGATTAGTGATCACGCCACCCATGTCGCAGGGACTATTGCTGCCACTGCTAATAACTCTCTTGGCGTGGCAGGGGTAGCTAACGTTGAACTTGTATCTCTCATGATTACGGGGAGATCGAGTTCGTTTTCACAACAGATCAGCTGGGCCGTGGCAAACGGGATCGATATCGTGAACATGAGTTGGTGTTGGTGTGGAACTAGTCCATGCACGCCCGGAGTCTATGCTGCGCCGTCTGAGACTGAACAAGACGCCATTTCAGGGGCAGGTAAACTGGGAGTGATTTTTGTTGCTGCGGCCGGCAACGACAACCAAGAATCAGATTCTCAGGAACGGTCTCCTGTTCCGGCGTCGTATAGCGGGGTTTGGGCGGTGTCGGCTCTCAACGTAGATTTATCGAGAGCTACATTCTCCAACTATGGTGACTATGTAGATTTCGCTGCACCCGGTGATCGGATACGATCCACTGTTCCCAATTCTGGTTACAGCTACAAGTCGGGGACGTCCATGGCAGCCCCGCATCTATCCGGAGTGTGTGCAGCCATACGGTCGCTGCAGCCAGCAATTAGTCCCGTGTCACTCAGTAGACTCTTGATTCTAACAGGTCGCGATCTTGGCACTCAGGGCAACGACGATTACTTTGGGCAGGGAATCCCTCAGCTCGGATATGCAGTAGACTGTCTCTCTGATATCTACGCTGAGAATAGGGGCGTGATCTTGCCGTTGCCCTTCGGTCCAGGAACCCTTTTCTGGCCGCTTCGTTCTATTGAACTCGCTGTGGAGAAAGTCCCCCAAGGGGGAAAGATAGGCCTCGTCCGCGGCTCGAGTTTCGATGAGATAATCACAATTAACAAGCCTTGTACCATTGTTGCGGTCGGTGGTTCGGCTGTGATAGGAGAGTGA
- a CDS encoding T9SS type A sorting domain-containing protein yields MRSKIVTLSLASLLLLLSTAFAVTCLADNRVVSSASTIGGSSARYSVNGSLGQPIIGQSDASSYTCELGFWPTVDHPFDCCLDTRGNVNNDPEDLADISDLVYLINYLFMGGDEPACFYEADVAVDGLVDISDLVYLIAYIMIDGIPLPNCEAVIPTLRTNASEAVVELSQRQASDGSYELVLATDNVLKGLHIRAEVPDDAAEISAVDEQFEYVIGQSDGITNIGFFDRSGRAVLPAGETVLLRSDQPLPIVSASATDADFHTVVCRIGEGILDRPLPTDYSLAQNYPNPFNPITRIEFALPEAGQASIEVYNIAGQKVATIADGAFDAGRHTVDWNASDLASGIYFYRLNTDHFSTTRKMVLLK; encoded by the coding sequence ATGCGGTCAAAGATAGTCACGCTAAGCTTGGCGAGTCTCTTGCTGTTGCTATCCACAGCTTTTGCAGTCACATGTCTTGCCGACAACCGGGTAGTGTCTTCAGCCTCGACCATAGGTGGATCAAGTGCTCGCTATTCTGTCAACGGCAGCCTCGGCCAACCGATCATTGGGCAGAGCGATGCAAGCTCCTACACATGTGAACTCGGTTTCTGGCCAACAGTCGATCATCCGTTCGATTGTTGTCTGGACACACGTGGTAACGTTAACAACGACCCCGAGGATCTGGCTGATATATCCGACCTTGTCTACTTAATCAACTACCTATTCATGGGTGGTGATGAACCAGCCTGTTTCTATGAGGCAGATGTGGCTGTTGATGGGCTGGTTGACATATCAGACCTGGTCTACCTGATTGCCTACATCATGATCGACGGTATCCCCTTGCCAAACTGCGAGGCCGTAATCCCAACGCTGCGAACCAACGCATCGGAAGCCGTGGTGGAACTGTCGCAACGCCAGGCTTCAGATGGCTCATACGAATTGGTGCTCGCGACCGACAACGTACTCAAGGGCTTGCATATAAGGGCAGAAGTGCCCGATGATGCGGCGGAGATCTCAGCAGTGGACGAGCAATTCGAATATGTCATTGGCCAATCCGATGGAATCACCAACATCGGCTTCTTTGACCGGAGTGGCAGAGCAGTTCTGCCAGCGGGAGAAACGGTGTTGCTTCGAAGCGACCAGCCGCTACCGATCGTTTCGGCCTCAGCGACAGATGCTGATTTCCACACGGTGGTCTGCAGAATCGGCGAAGGGATTCTGGACCGGCCACTGCCGACCGATTATTCACTGGCACAGAACTACCCGAACCCGTTTAACCCGATAACACGGATTGAGTTTGCCCTGCCCGAGGCCGGGCAAGCGTCGATCGAGGTTTACAACATAGCCGGACAGAAGGTGGCGACGATCGCTGATGGAGCTTTTGATGCAGGCAGGCATACGGTCGATTGGAATGCTTCTGATCTCGCCAGCGGAATCTACTTCTACCGGCTCAACACGGACCACTTCTCTACCACCCGCAAGATGGTTCTCTTGAAGTGA
- a CDS encoding thiol-activated cytolysin family protein, with protein sequence MAVILATMVIVTALVPGCEKTVAPVPEEDIVALVETAGEPEQPEVSDTGITVLDTVESFEKLIDSTEYMECQTLEMRSSFSADEYPVFNPNAEVIWPGALLQGATIQQPTPERIIARRGSGKINIDNVTGSTTPSVTVDEVGMGTCLEAANKVIGSQPEDFPARLTVDYARVRTQQELAAKISASASFLGLFKSSAKFDWSEETDNTVVLVTLKQSFYTLVFERPSVMSDFFHPDVTADDLRPFVGPGNPPVYVSSVTYGRVFYLLIESSEEKDSVETAVSASFLGFGGSGKYRAVGELADVRIQAFALGGSAQAALDAVFGGLESTQSFVNSLKEGSAIGSAIPLSYCMRSVLSDRLVRNADAMTYSIKECVFPPANLSIVPNQIDFGLVRHSEGLVSRTVTLTNNGSVTGIGRIDASRCGNDICDGTAEVCMPVEPSGTFQLAPGESLELVIKFEAYQVGLCPDCIGFLECPITIEWNGALYEIPCTGTGKLF encoded by the coding sequence GTGGCTGTGATACTAGCCACTATGGTGATCGTGACAGCTCTAGTCCCAGGCTGTGAAAAGACAGTCGCCCCCGTTCCCGAGGAAGACATCGTAGCTCTTGTCGAAACGGCCGGTGAACCGGAGCAACCAGAAGTATCTGATACTGGGATTACTGTGCTGGACACGGTTGAATCTTTTGAGAAACTGATCGACAGCACCGAGTACATGGAGTGTCAAACTCTCGAAATGAGATCAAGCTTCTCTGCTGATGAATATCCTGTGTTTAATCCAAACGCAGAGGTCATATGGCCAGGAGCATTATTGCAGGGTGCTACAATTCAACAACCAACACCTGAACGCATCATAGCGAGACGTGGATCAGGCAAAATCAACATCGACAATGTTACCGGAAGTACGACTCCCAGCGTCACAGTAGATGAGGTTGGAATGGGAACTTGTCTTGAAGCAGCCAACAAGGTAATTGGATCTCAGCCGGAGGATTTCCCGGCCAGGTTAACAGTAGATTATGCCAGAGTAAGAACTCAACAGGAGCTAGCGGCAAAAATCAGTGCAAGCGCCAGTTTTCTCGGCCTGTTCAAATCTAGCGCTAAATTCGATTGGAGTGAGGAAACCGATAACACCGTAGTCTTGGTCACCCTGAAGCAATCTTTCTATACTCTGGTCTTCGAGAGACCATCGGTAATGAGTGATTTCTTTCATCCAGATGTGACAGCAGATGATCTTCGACCTTTTGTGGGTCCTGGCAATCCACCGGTATATGTGTCGTCAGTTACCTATGGTCGGGTTTTCTACCTACTGATTGAATCATCAGAAGAGAAAGATTCGGTAGAAACGGCAGTCAGCGCTTCGTTTCTTGGTTTTGGAGGAAGTGGGAAATATCGAGCAGTGGGAGAACTCGCAGATGTTCGCATTCAAGCCTTTGCCCTCGGCGGTAGCGCTCAAGCCGCTCTGGATGCTGTCTTTGGTGGATTAGAAAGCACACAGTCGTTTGTAAACAGCCTGAAAGAAGGAAGTGCAATCGGCTCTGCCATCCCCCTGTCTTATTGTATGAGAAGCGTCCTGTCCGATAGACTCGTGCGGAACGCGGATGCCATGACTTATTCAATAAAAGAGTGTGTATTTCCGCCGGCCAATCTGTCCATCGTACCAAACCAAATAGACTTCGGTTTGGTTCGCCATTCGGAGGGATTAGTATCACGTACAGTAACTCTAACTAATAATGGGAGTGTCACCGGAATAGGCAGAATAGACGCGTCACGATGTGGGAATGATATTTGTGATGGGACTGCTGAAGTCTGCATGCCGGTGGAACCTAGTGGTACCTTTCAACTGGCTCCTGGGGAATCACTCGAGCTGGTAATAAAGTTCGAGGCATATCAAGTTGGGTTATGCCCAGATTGCATCGGCTTTCTTGAGTGCCCCATCACTATCGAATGGAACGGTGCACTCTATGAGATTCCATGTACAGGAACAGGTAAACTTTTCTGA
- a CDS encoding response regulator, translating into MSTERAHILIVDDDSQLLDLMSDTLSSLGYRIEGAGGGVEALEKLSSQRFDLMITDIKMPDMDGISLLKRVRLHYPDMPVLFITGYGEPEVIGRASPDGFLAKPFRISKIEELIEQVLSGRKDDDNFGPIRRVMVVDDDDIFRQTLFDILRVYNYLPLAVSNASEAMRELEDGEIDAVITDVKMPGVDGVSLLKQIKTRFPDIPVILITAFYSPQDTAVGQSDVTPDGFLQKPFKAENIIRLLEQLAAPLPHID; encoded by the coding sequence GTGAGCACCGAACGCGCCCATATTCTCATTGTCGATGACGACTCCCAGCTTCTGGATCTGATGTCGGACACTTTATCCAGTCTCGGTTATCGAATCGAAGGGGCCGGCGGCGGGGTAGAGGCGCTCGAAAAACTTTCATCTCAACGGTTCGATCTGATGATCACCGATATCAAGATGCCCGATATGGACGGTATCAGTCTCCTGAAACGAGTCCGGCTCCACTATCCTGATATGCCGGTGCTGTTCATCACCGGCTATGGCGAACCGGAAGTGATCGGGCGGGCTTCCCCCGATGGCTTCCTCGCAAAACCGTTTCGCATTTCCAAAATCGAAGAGCTGATCGAACAGGTCTTATCCGGACGTAAGGACGATGATAACTTCGGACCGATTCGGCGAGTCATGGTGGTCGACGACGACGATATTTTCAGGCAGACCTTGTTCGATATCCTGCGCGTATACAACTACCTCCCGCTGGCCGTCTCCAATGCCTCGGAAGCGATGCGTGAGCTGGAGGATGGTGAAATCGACGCCGTCATAACCGATGTCAAGATGCCGGGTGTCGATGGTGTTTCACTGCTCAAACAGATCAAGACCCGTTTTCCCGATATACCGGTGATTCTAATAACTGCTTTTTATTCACCGCAAGATACTGCGGTTGGTCAATCCGATGTAACTCCCGATGGTTTTCTCCAAAAGCCGTTCAAAGCGGAGAATATCATCCGTCTCCTCGAACAACTTGCCGCCCCTTTGCCGCACATTGATTGA